One genomic window of Thalassolituus hydrocarboniclasticus includes the following:
- the glyQ gene encoding glycine--tRNA ligase subunit alpha — MSQSRHNVKTFQGLIAALQEYWSEQGCVINQPLDMEVGAGTFHTATFLRAIGPENWSSAYVQPSRRPTDGRYGENPNRLQHYYQFQVVMKPNPVDIQEKYLESLKAMGIDTLVHDIRFVEDNWESPTLGAWGLGWEVWLNGMEVTQFTYFQQVGGLECFPVTGEITYGLERIAMYLQEVDSVYDLVWTYGPDGKAVTYGDVFHQNEVEQSAYNFEHADVDFLFIAFDQYEKTCARLIEAGLPLPAYEQVLKASHTFNLLDARGAISVTERQGYILRVRTLARSVAQAYFNSRAEKGFPLADEANRADVLARYLADKEKAAAQEKK; from the coding sequence GTGAGTCAGAGTCGCCACAACGTCAAAACCTTCCAGGGCCTGATTGCCGCCCTGCAGGAATACTGGTCCGAACAGGGCTGCGTGATTAACCAACCTCTGGATATGGAAGTGGGCGCCGGTACCTTTCACACCGCAACCTTCCTGCGCGCCATCGGCCCGGAGAACTGGAGCTCTGCTTACGTGCAGCCAAGCCGCCGTCCGACCGACGGCCGTTACGGCGAAAACCCTAACCGCCTGCAGCACTACTACCAGTTTCAGGTAGTGATGAAGCCCAACCCGGTGGATATTCAGGAAAAATACCTCGAGTCCCTGAAAGCCATGGGCATCGACACCCTGGTGCATGATATCCGCTTTGTTGAAGACAACTGGGAATCGCCAACACTGGGCGCCTGGGGTCTGGGCTGGGAAGTGTGGCTGAACGGTATGGAAGTGACTCAGTTCACCTACTTCCAGCAGGTCGGCGGCCTTGAGTGTTTCCCGGTGACCGGTGAAATCACCTACGGTCTGGAGCGTATTGCCATGTACCTGCAGGAAGTAGACTCCGTTTACGACCTGGTGTGGACCTACGGCCCGGACGGCAAAGCCGTGACCTATGGCGACGTATTCCACCAGAACGAAGTGGAACAGTCGGCTTACAACTTTGAACACGCCGATGTCGATTTCCTGTTCATCGCTTTTGACCAGTACGAAAAAACCTGTGCGCGCCTGATCGAAGCCGGTCTGCCGCTGCCCGCTTACGAGCAGGTACTGAAAGCCTCCCACACCTTTAACCTGCTGGATGCCCGCGGCGCCATCTCGGTTACCGAGCGTCAGGGTTACATCCTGCGCGTACGTACCCTGGCCCGTTCCGTGGCTCAGGCGTACTTCAACAGCCGCGCCGAAAAAGGCTTCCCGCTGGCGGACGAAGCCAACCGCGCCGACGTGCTCGCACGCTATCTGGCCGATAAAGAAAAAGCCGCTGCCCAGGAGAAGAAGTAA